Proteins from one Juglans microcarpa x Juglans regia isolate MS1-56 chromosome 6S, Jm3101_v1.0, whole genome shotgun sequence genomic window:
- the LOC121237890 gene encoding pentatricopeptide repeat-containing protein At3g47530, protein MKLIRLIGQIPHYRSLATAAFLASQTLEEERRQLLSLIKSCTQKTHLLQIHAHLVCTSLLQDPTISLNFLSRLALSPARDVDYSRQFFTQISDPLSSHYNTMIRAYSMSNSPLEGFFMYREMKRQSVRVNHFSSSFAIKSCIKLSSLLGGVQVHARILTDGHQSDSLLLTSLMDLYSCCDRCDEACKVFDDIRDRDTVAWNVLISCCMRNNRTRDAMGLFDIMQSGSDGCEPDDVTCLLLLQACAHLNALEFGEKIHAYIGQHGYGAAGKLCNSLITMYSRCGCLEKAYGVFKGMRNKNVVSWSAMISGLAMNGHGREAIEAFWEMQKLGIPPDDQTFTGVLSACSHCGLVDEGMMFFDLMSKEFGIAPNTHHYGCVVDLLGRAGLLDQAYQLILSMSVKPDSTMWRTLLGACRIHGHVTLGERVVGHLIELKAQEAGDYALLLNVYSSAGKWDKVMEVRKFMQEKAIQTMPGCSTIVLKGVVHEFVVDDVSHPRKGEIYEILNEINQQLKIAGYVAEVSAELHNLGAEEKGDALSYHSEKLAIAFGVLSTPPGTTIRVAKNLRTCIDCHNFVKVLSGVYNREVIVRDRTRFHHFKEGRCSCNDYW, encoded by the coding sequence ATGAAACTAATTCGCCTAATCGGACAAATTCCGCACTACCGCTCTCTCGCTACCGCTGCATTTCTCGCCTCTCAAACACTTGAAGAGGAACGACGGCAACTGCTTTCTCTAATAAAATCATGCACCCAGAAGACCCATTTGCTTCAAATCCACGCCCACCTCGTCTGTACAAGTCTTCTTCAAGACCCCACCATTTCCCTCAACTTCTTGTCCCGCCTGGCACTCTCTCCCGCACGAGACGTGGACTATTCCCGCCAGTTTTTTACTCAAATCTCGGACCCATTATCCTCTCACTACAACACCATGATCAGGGCCTACTCTATGAGCAATTCACCACTGGAGGGGTTTTTTATGTACCGAGAAATGAAACGGCAAAGCGTGCGTGTAAACCATTTTTCGTCTTCGTTTGCTATCAAGTCTTGTATTAAGCTTTCTTCATTGTTAGGGGGAGTTCAGGTTCACGCTAGGATTTTGACAGATGGGCACCAGTCTGATAGCCTATTGCTCACTAGTTTGATGGACTTGTATTCGTGTTGCGATAGGTGCGATGAAGCGTGTAAGGTGTTCGACGATATACGTGACAGAGATACCGTTGCTTGGAATGTGTTGATTTCTTGTTGCATGCGTAATAACAGGACCCGAGATGCAATGGGTTTGTTTGATATTATGCAGAGTGGCAGTGATGGATGTGAACCCGATGATGTCACGTGTTTACTTCTCTTGCAAGCATGCGCCCACTTGAATGCATTGGAATTTGGTGAAAAGATCCATGCTTACATTGGACAGCATGGTTATGGTGCTGCCGGCAAGTTGTGTAATTCTCTGATAACAATGTACTCACGTTGTGGGTGTTTGGAGAAGGCTTATGGGGTGTTTAAGGGAATGCGCAACAAGAATGTGGTTTCATGGAGTGCAATGATTTCAGGTTTAGCGATGAACGGGCATGGAAGAGAAGCTATTGAAGCATTTTGGGAGATGCAGAAATTGGGTATTCCACCAGATGATCAGACGTTTACTGGAGTTCTTTCTGCTTGCAGTCATTGTGGGTTAGTTGATGAGGGAATGATGTTTTTTGATCTTATGAGCAAAGAGTTTGGGATAGCGCCTAACACTCATCATTACGGATGCGTGGTAGATCTCTTGGGCCGTGCTGGTTTGCTTGATCAGGCATATCAACTTATACTTTCAATGTCAGTTAAGCCAGATTCAACAATGTGGAGAACCTTACTTGGGGCTTGCCGAATTCATGGTCATGTTACCCTTGGAGAACGTGTGGTTGGACATTTGATTGAACTTAAGGCTCAAGAAGCTGGGGATTATGCTTTGTTGTTGAATGTTTATTCCTCAGCTGGCAAGTGGGACAAGGTAATGGAAGTGAGAAAATTTATGCAGGAGAAAGCAATACAAACCATGCCTGGCTGTAGCACCATTGTTTTGAAGGGAGTAGTGCATGAGTTTGTCGTGGATGATGTTTCACATCCACGAAAGGGTGAGATTTATGAGATTCTGAATGAGATTAATCAGCAGCTAAAGATAGCCGGTTATGTTGCTGAAGTTTCCGCTGAATTGCACAATTTGGGTGCTGAAGAAAAAGGAGATGCGCTCTCTTATCACAGTGAGAAATTGGCTATTGCATTTGGGGTTCTTTCAACTCCACCTGGCACAACAATCCGAGTGGCCAAGAATCTTCGTACCTGTATTGATTGCCACAATTTTGTAAAGGTTCTCTCGGGTGTTTATAACCGAGAGGTGATTGTTAGAGATCGCACCCGGTTTCATCATTTTAAAGAAGGACGTTGCTCCTGCAATGACTATTGGTAA
- the LOC121236569 gene encoding uncharacterized protein LOC121236569, with protein MDYRALNQETIKDKFPIPVIDELLDEFYGAKFFSKLDLRSGYHQIRCRFGVTEVDYLGHIISEVGVKTDPTKISSMLDWPVPKTVKALRGFLGLTGYYRKFIKNYGSIAIPLTMLLKKNSFVWSLEVERAFQELKAVVASPPILRLPDFSKEYTIECDASGVRLGAVLMQDSQPIAFFSKALKGKALFLSTYEKEFLALVCAVGKWRPYLLEYKRGRDNKVADALSRKSEEESATLALISFPTPLWLEELKQSYAFSSDITNLVVALQQGQQVSKEFSLQKGLLQPLPIPQSPWLDIAMDFIVGLPSSNGMSVILTVVDRLTKFGHFFPLTHPYTTCKVVEGTTLAFSSAYHPQSDGQAEALNKCVEGYLRSYVGSKPKSWSKWLPMAEWCYNTTVHSSTGFSPFQALYGIPPPRLISYVPSTTANAELDHQLRSREEVLSLLKENLKKAQEMMKLYADRKRTERVFQVGDWVFLKLQPYRQKSVAMRHNMKLAPRYYGPFQVIQKIGTVAYKLDLPSSSKIHPVFHVSSLKKKLGDQISPLPTLPPVDAEGNVQPEPELILDRRMKKLGNHASTEVLVKWLGASLEDSSWESLWKLRSLYPHLLGTVL; from the exons ATGGATTATCGAGCCCTTAATCAAGAAACTATTAAAGACAAGTTTCCAATTCCTGTCATTGATGAGTTACTTGATGAGTTTTATGGAGCTAAGTTCTTTTCTAAACTTGATCTTAGATCAGGTTATCATCAAATAAGG TGCAGATTTGGGGTGACTGAGGTAGACTACTTGGGACATATTATTTCTGAAGTTGGAGTGAAGACAGATCCTACAAAGATTTCTTCTATGTTGGACTGGCCTGTTCCCAAAACAGTAAAAGCATTGAGGGGCTTTTTGGGCCTTACTGGCTATTATCGAAAGTTCATCAAGAACTATGGTTCTATTGCTATCCCATTAACAATGTTGCTGAAAAAGAACTCCTTTGTGTGGTCTCTTGAAGTTGAAAGGGCTTTCCAAGAATTAAAAGCTGTTGTTGCAAGTCCTCCTATTTTAAGACTTCCTGATTTTTCTAAGGAATATActattgagtgtgatgcttcaggaGTTAGGTTGGGAGCTGTATTGATGCAAGACAGCCAACCAATAGCCTTCTTTAGCAAAGCCTTAAAGGGAAAAGCATTGTTTTTGTCTACCTATGAAAAGGAATTCTTGGCACTGGTATGTGCAGTTGGGAAATGGAGACCATATCTGTTGG AATATAAAAGGGGCAGGGACAATAAAGTTGCTGATGCACTTTCCAGGAAGTCTGAAGAAGAATCAGCTACATTGGCTCTTATCTCTTTTCCCACTCCTTTGTGGTTAGAAGAACTTAAACAAAGTTATGCTTTTTCTAGTGATATAACCAATCTGGTTGTGGCTTTGCAGCAGGGGCAACAGGTTTCTAAGGAATTCTCCCTACAAAAAG GGTTACTTCAGCCCTTGCCTATTCCTCAAAGTCCTTGGCTTGATATTGCCATGGACTTTATTGTCGGTCTCCCTAGTTCAAATGGAATGTCTGTCATTTTAACTGTGGTGGATAGATTGACAAAGTTTGggcatttttttcctttgactCACCCCTACACAACTTGTAAAGTAgttgag GGAACCACTTTGGCTTTTAGCTCAGCCTATCATCCACAATCAGATGGCCAAGCTGAAGCCTTGAATAAGTGTGTGGAGGGTTATTTGAGATCCTATGTGGGGTCCAAGCCAAAAAGTTGGAGTAAATGGCTACCAATGGCTGAATGGTGTTATAACACTACTGTACACTCATCCACTGGTTTTTCACCCTTTCAGGCCTTGTATGGAATTCCACCCCCTCGGTTGATTTCTTATGTTCCAAGCACTACTGCAAATGCTGAACTGGATCATCAGTTGAGATCTAGAGAGGAGGTATTGTCCCTTTTGAAGGAAAATTTGAAGAAGGCTCAAGAAATGATGAAGTTATATGCTGACAGGAAGAGGACTGAGAGAGTTTTTCAAGTGGGGGATTGGGTTTTTCTGAAGCTGCAGCCTTATAGACAGAAGTCTGTGGCTATGAGGCACAATATGAAACTGGCTCCGAGGTATTATGGCCCTTTCCAAGTCATCCAGAAAATAGGGACCGTAGCATATAAGTTGGACTTACCTTCTTCCTCTAAAATACATCCTGTTTTTCATGTTTCctctttgaagaaaaagttgggTGATCAGATCTCTCCTTTACCAACATTACCACCCGTTGATGCTGAAGGCAATGTGCAACCTGAACCTGAGTTGATTCTTGATAGGCGAATGAAGAAGTTAGGCAATCATGCCTCCACAGAAGTCTTGGTGAAATGGTTAGGGGCTTCTCTTGAAGATAGTTCTTGGGAATCTCTATGGAAGTTAAGGTCCTTGTATCCACATTTACTCGGTACAGTCCTTTAG